DNA from Corynebacterium stationis:
GGCACCCTAATTTCGGTGATGAATTCATTATTTCCGCCTGGTTGCGCGAGCTTTATCGCAGGCGCCCACACGCGCGGGTGATCTTGGACTGCCATAGCCCGGGAATCGCATCCATATTGCACGCTAATGTGCACCCGCACCTAACGGTGACAGATACTTTGTGGCATCTCGGGCTCAAGTGCGCCGACGAAGATGAAGTAGTCGAAGCGCTGAAAGATACTTACTCCAAGCCGCTTCTTACCACCGGGCTAAACCTGGCTAAGACCGCTGATATCGTGCATGTTATCGGTGGTGGCTGGCTCAATGACACCTGGCCACATCACTTGAAGGTTTTGGCCGCCGCCGCGAGCTTAAACGCGACGTATAAAGTGATGACGGGGCAGGGCTTTATCCCTGGCGATGAGATCAAAGACCAGCTGGATAAGTGGCTGCAACACTTCGATCACATGGAGGTGCGCGATGAGCCTTCAGAGGCGCTTTTTGCCAACCTTGCCCACGTGGAGCGTGGTTTAGATGATGCGTGGTTAGCTGCCTCAGATCCGGCGGCAGTGCATGGCCTGGGGTGGGGTAATGCAGATGCGCGTGAGCGCGACTTCGTCGTGATTGCGCAATCCGATCTATTGGGCATTGAAGTTGATGAGCTCGCACGCAGGATTATTCGCCAGCTCAAGCACCTAGGCGCTACCGGCGACGATGTTGCTTATGTGGAATGTATTCCCGAATATGACCACAAGGTTCTAGACCTGTTGCGCGAATTCGATCCAGAGCTAATGGAACACGTACGGGTGGTGGCCTTTGATGAACTGTGGGCTTTTGGTTTGCCGACCAGGGAAGGTCAAACTTGGATTTCCACGCGCTTTCACCCACACCTGGTGGCAGCAGCACGTGGGGTTTCAGGAATCGCGGTATCCGCGCATGCCGGAATGTACTACACGGTCAAGCATGCCTCAGTGGGGTCGGCATGGACGATTACTGACTTATATGAACCGGTAACTCCTGGTGGTCCACTAACCACGCAGCACGTGGAACAAAATTACGAAGACGCACAGCAGGTCGCAGAAAAGATCTACCCGATGACCTCAAGCCAGCAATTCAAGCAAAGCCTCAAGGCCATTGGGCGCTCGGCCAAACGCCGGATTAGGAGTTAGGGGACGCGCTTTGTCCACCCTTCAGTCGCGTATTTCTCGTCCACCAAGGTCTTGGCGGCGTGTAAATCGGAGTCACTGAGTCCTAC
Protein-coding regions in this window:
- a CDS encoding polysaccharide pyruvyl transferase family protein; this translates as MPETIYLVAPAGHPNFGDEFIISAWLRELYRRRPHARVILDCHSPGIASILHANVHPHLTVTDTLWHLGLKCADEDEVVEALKDTYSKPLLTTGLNLAKTADIVHVIGGGWLNDTWPHHLKVLAAAASLNATYKVMTGQGFIPGDEIKDQLDKWLQHFDHMEVRDEPSEALFANLAHVERGLDDAWLAASDPAAVHGLGWGNADARERDFVVIAQSDLLGIEVDELARRIIRQLKHLGATGDDVAYVECIPEYDHKVLDLLREFDPELMEHVRVVAFDELWAFGLPTREGQTWISTRFHPHLVAAARGVSGIAVSAHAGMYYTVKHASVGSAWTITDLYEPVTPGGPLTTQHVEQNYEDAQQVAEKIYPMTSSQQFKQSLKAIGRSAKRRIRS